The segment gatcaacatgttcaagtgacaagcatgacttgccttgctctgctgctggaggaacctcggcgactatctcgaagtacaccggagcgtcggaagaaccggaatctaagcgacatacaaagcaaacaatacaaacaggctataagactactgaaacagagaacaaaaccatttttaatggattctacacatttttcttgatttactgagacttgaatgggcttaaacggagcatggatgaattagttatgaattttagaagattcactgtgtttttactataaatggaaaaatccttaattgaattattgcgcaataaataaatcccggagagagaggggggcggcgccgacaagcgggccccacatggcagcgGCGCACGGGTGGTCGGTCTAccatggaccgggaccacgcgggtggtccaccgccggtccacgggatcgacggcccggatcggcccggggccgatcggacggtgcggcggcggcctggctcggctcagctcggcacaaagccggccggccggccatggcaagggcggcggcgcgcgcgcgtccaCCGGTGACGGCAAGTGGCGacgaccgaaggcgacggcgagcgcgggtggcggcggcgcacggggaatcggggaaggaaaggaaaggggagggagtcctcaccggagggggcggcgacgaccggcgacgaggagcggcGGAGGGAGGTCGACAAGCGGCGGACGGGGACCGGGATGACCTAAAGaacgaaaaggaaaaggttagagagggagagaggggccaTAGAAGGCGGGAACGCCGGCCGAAGacggcggacatggcggctctcaccgtcgcacggtgggAATGGCGCTCCGTCGGCGAACCTTGatggaggaggggtggacggggtggatctcggccacgcgaacccgacggcggcgacggcgcggtgcggcggtgagcctagcggcggctagcggcggctggagtggcgggaaaggcagcggcgggtggatgcacggtgcgggagcgatggagagctcgggagagttcggcgaaatggggaaaaagagagagggggtggcggcggagcttaaatagggagagagggggccggacgtggccgggagaggcgggaatcgccggccgacgtgggggagtgggagaggagagagaggcgggattcgaaaatcgaatcctagCCGTCTCGGGAGCGCGGGCgagcgggagagaggggaaagtgggcgcgggaggcgcgGGTGCGAGGGCGACGTGGACGACGTGGCCCGGGAGGCGCGGACGCGAGGCGCAGCGGCGAACGGCtagaggttgggggaggaccctacaggtgggccccacctgtcggtgaccccgggagagaggagggggtgcGGGCTGAGCTGGGCCGTGGCCTccggccggcccagcaaggcgcggggagagaggagggggaatgggccggcggcccactaagggaaaaggaaatagaaaaagaaaaaggaagaaaggaatttccagggatttaaatattgcctgtgctcaattttaattgattaaaattatttctagagctctgaaaattccactaaaaatcttgttagcgtatttcggcatgtagaactcaagaaaaattccacatgccaattccgattattatttgcattaatttattaaggtttactcttgctttacacaggtattttcttgagaccatttataacttcaatttaggcttgggaaagaacttcggggtgtgacagacctccaccatcgccaccccaatgccgtcgccatccccgccgccatcacccACAACACCACCGGTGCAACTCGCCTcgaccgccaccgtcgcccgtccccgccgccatcgtcgtccccgccgccgacgccttccCCACCGCCAGCCCatcccgccagatccggccggaacggcgcggatctggcagacaccgccgtcgccactccGGGCGGCTCCCCAGGCCGCCCGAGCGCGAGGAGATGAggagcgccccgccgccgccgtccttgcggctgcgtggcttcgccggcggccgctcgggcaacggcgaggcggagaagggggtgggggtgggggagaggggcGGTGGGGTCGTCGCCTCCCGAGCCGCCCCTGGGGAGAGCGACGTGAGAGGGTTTTTCACTCTAAAAGAGTTTTGAGAAATTCATATGTCTAATATAAATATGGCATACTTTTGGTcaaattactaatttaattcAAATACCAATTCAGGGCTGATGAGGATTGAGGAGTCTAGGACGAGGAGACGAGGAAAACAAGAAGGCAAAGGCAGCCACAGCCATCCCCCAGCCGCTAGGGCTCAGGCACTCGGCTCGTCCCACCGCCGCTCGCTAGCTGCTCCCGACCTCGTAGCTCGGCGTCatgtcatcatcgtcgtcgtctcttcTCCGCTCTCTCTAGACGCACGCAGGCACAAGCGTGCAATAGTCGGGAATTGCTGAATTGGACTTGCGAGGAGTCGTGACGTCTTAGCCTTCGACGCACGCACGCGATTACCACGAGTTGCGAGAGAAGCGACGTGTTCGCCTAGggccggtttttttttttgggtttctcGCTTGCTCAtctatgttcagattcgtagtattagaatatgtcacatttatccaaaatctcttatattttaggacggatggattAGCTCATTCTGAGGTGGGCCCCTAAAAATTTGGGGCTTTTTGCAGCCGCGTGTTCGTTCATGGCTATAGATGGTACTGgattatattttgatttgcCATCAATGACTAAAAGTATTATAAAGATAGGTAGATTTGTTTGTTAATTATAAATACTCCTTCGTAGGTACTTTTACAATATTActattttatttgatattattgttatattctAATAgaaatggtcaaagttgtacgaataaaaataatatattattttaaaacgaagggagtatactACTTGGTAATTCTATGtacaatatttatttaatttttaacacTAAGTATTTGAGAAAGTATCGATGGTCAGAAATTCATAATTTATAAGTTTGACGAAAACTTGTCAAATATCTTTTAGGCAGGGCATACCTAGTAAAAGATACTGTAATTTTTGTGAGTAATTAAGTACTTTTGACATAAAACTATGTGAAATATTTCAATTGTACTGTATAACTACATATTTCAAACAAAAGTTATCATGAAATTTTAGATTTGACACATTGTATTATAAATTATGTATGTCCCATCAATTTTATCACAGAAGGTACATATTTCACTATTATACCTTATGGTTCGAATGTAGTTAGAAACTTTTTGGTTTAAGCTTGATGACATTGTTGATTGGACCGACCAACTTTGGTCTAGTATCTATGGAACAGTTATTTACATATAATGGCATAATTTCTGGATTATTTGATAATCACCATAACGAAGACAGATTATATCTATATTCTGTTTAGTtttcgtgaaaaaaatattgtgagaTTTATAGTCTTACATTATTAAGACTTAAatcatgtttttattaatttattatcacTATAAAAACTGCCCGTGCCAGAAAGCcaattaactatttttttaatctatcaatCACTTTTCACCTATACTCAATAACTCATGTttacccccttttttttcttctacaaAAACTTACTAAAATTGTATAAATGGTTATTTATCCTCACTGATAGGGAAGGAAAACACGATGAAAGTAAACCATAGAAATACATCAACATTCATTGATGAAGAGAGCTATAGTTTGCGTACATCTAATATTTACATGTATCTTTGCAAAAATGATATCCATCCAAGTGCACGAGTTTACATCACAGGTACAACTCTTATTTCCAATTAGCATTTTTCTTGGTGCATTGTGCACAAGAAAGACAGCAAATTTCAGATGGCTCTGTTCGGCTGTTTGATCCATTGCTACAGAGTACAGACACAAATTACTATGCTTGATATATAGCTGTGTTGCAGCCGAACAAACCCAATGGGCGATCGAACTGCACTGCATAATGCATGCGGCGCATAACAACATTCTTGCAACGATAAATCAATATCATAGGTTCGACAGCATCAACAATTAGGCAAAGCAAATTAAAAGGCCCTTGATTAAGAAAATCGCAAAGTTAAATTGCGACGGATCCCATGTGATTAGGCAGAAATTTAAGATTCAAAGTGATTAGGCAGGGAGTAATTGGTGGAAGAACTAACAGTGCGGTGAGATGCTACGTGATGGTACTCGATCTAGAGGGTTTGGATGGTCCTGGATCTAGGTGCCCGCCTGAGGCGGCGAAGCATGTCAGTGCAGCGATGgaaattgattgattgatgaaTCAACCCTGTCAGAATGCCTCTCGGCGCAGCATGACACTCGGCGAGACGCCGTGAATGCCAAAGGCGTGCAACAGAAGGGCGCAAttagagaaaaggaaaggaagccAACCGATcggtttttttcctttatttttttttctttttggttacTGACTGTGACACGGGCGATCGCTGCTAAGTGGACTCTCGTTTTGTTGCTAAGGAGAGACCTCTGTCCCGATTCTTCCTTAGcaaatagaaaatatattcttACCATCTATACTTTAAataaatttttctcttaaattactcatccgatatACGATATGAAGATTTCTTTCACTGCGTAAACTTTGAGCATGGTAAACATGATGCATGAATTCATATGGTAATTTTCGTTACTGCATCTCAGGATTGGAGCTTTATCTAGGATAGACATAATTGTGAAGATAGTGAAACAATATACTTAAGGAGTACTGTACTGTAGAGACGTATCGTACGAGTATTTCTGAATTCTTGTTAACTTTGTACCAGTTACATGTTATATTTGTCTCATGTTCAACTCTGTACCAAATATATTTGTTGCGTTGGTGAATTGAAATAGGAACAGGAATTGGGCTAATAGAAATTTAAATAGGAATATAAATAAATAGGTAGTACATGAACTTGGTATTTTGATTTCCCTTGTGATTTGGTCTGTATGTCAGGTGGGGTTGGGAGGGAATAGGACAGAAGTTAGATTAGATTTCTCGTTAGGCTAAGTTAGATTAGATTTTTGTCAGGTGAGACGGCAGAAAcaatacgaatcttttaagtatGTAAATAAAAAGGTAAAGAAGTAGAGAAATAGGTAGTTTTATGGTACTGTCttataaatatagttaaaaaaAAGGGTCTACTTCACTCCCTCAAACTATTTTGTCTGAGCACTCAACCCCTaataatttatttctttctatatataagttatataaTGTACATTGGTATATGCTTTACAACTTACATCTCAAacattacttatatttttttttatcactgtTTACAAAAAACAAGATTGATTTAAGCATCAAAACTTAGTTATAAGCAAacattacttatatttttttttatcactgtTTACAAAAAACAAGATTGATTTAAGCATCAAAACTTAGTTATAAGCAAACAATCATGATGAAATCTGCAAATATTTTGAACCTTTGATAAtggtattccctccgtcccactcgCCAAGACGCGATCAAATTTGGCACAGTCCGTAAAACTAatcttttctttaaattttttctatattataaTATTGGCAACAAAATCGTAAtgacataaaaataattttaaatgacaatccaataaaaaaattttcatcaaataaaatttaatttataataaaaatatttatcggTAAAATGTGTGCGCATTAAGTGTGACGAAGGGGTATCATCTATGGGTCGAAAAAAGGTTCAGCTTAAAATGATACTTGTGTaaagagaaaatgaaaaggAGAATTGCTATTaagcataaattatttttaaaagtttagagagtaaaatgagaaaaaataataatttatgggtTAAGTGATCCAATTAAATTAAACAGTTTGAGAGAGTaaccgatttttttttatttatcgtaattattatatattattgtaATTAAGTAAGTAGTAAATGCTGAGAAATTCAGGAAAATAGGATGGACGCTATTTGTGATGACGTCCAGATATTCAGGAAATTCAGGAAAATATTCATCACAACAGCAACGAGGTGATACAAATAGACACCCATGAACATGTGTGTTTTTACATCCTAGTAGTGCAACGGCCGGATATTTTTCATTACTGAATGGAACATccattatatttaaaataatatgtaaTTATCGTTCTCTCACACCAAACAAAGTAACGAGAATGGGTGTGGGCAAGCAACAGGTGAAAATATATTCGGTCATCCAATCCAATCTGTTGAGCACCCTTCTGTCAAAATGACCCAATTTCCTGAAGACCTATCAAGAACTAAGACGAGCATCACCATGTTTTtctatgctttttttttgtaacaTTTTTCATGAATAATGTCTTACACCCTTCCCCATATATAACTTGGGTCCAAAATGGTAGTAGTGGTAGCCAACTTAACCATGCAACTCACCAAGTCTGTACCAACCAGAACAACAATGTTTGGCTTCAAAACACATGACAATACCATAACAGACGGTTCCAAAACACTTGGCCTAGGCACACACCCATCAAAATCAAGTAAACCATGTTCCGAAAAGAGAAGACCTCCAACCATCTCTATCAACACCAGCACTCGCCGCCGCATACCCTATCGTGACGATGAATAGGGTTCAAGGCTCGACGGCTGCACACAGAACCGGTAGCAACGGTTGCGGCTTCCCTCTGCCCAAGGTGAAACCCCGCGTGCCATCTGGCATGCGAGGGCCGGGAGGCTGCTTGGTGGCTCCAATTGGCAGCTGCGGGTGCTGCTCAGGCTTGGTTTGCTGTTGATTGGGCGGAGTCCCAACATGATGAGCGCCACCACGGTTGCCaccttggtggtggtggttgttggcGTGGTGATTGTGGTGCTGACCGTTGTGGTAGTTCTGGTTGTTGAAATGGTTGTTGTTATGCTGATGGTAGCCACGCCCTCGCCCTCTGCCACCACGTCCACGACCTCTGCCACGTCTTGGACCTTCCTTATCATTGGAACTGTCATCAAACTGTACAACATCAAACGTGTTAGGGACCCATTACGGTGCTCATAGGAGTTTTCATTCATCACAACTCGCAAGGAAGAAGAGCAAGATTGCACAAAGCAGAGATAAGATGCAAAATGAATATGGACCAGTAAAAAGACTCAAACAAACATGGTTTGGTGGATTGGCAGTAAATAGCAGATTCTCGGTAAACTTTATGTACAGTATATGACAGCCAGTTTGTTATCTGCTTTCGAGATATTGCAAGCTTATCAGGGAGTTTTTCTGTGTGTTATTTGAGGTAGGACATTATGTATCTTGGTTCGCTCTAGTTCTTACCAAGTGATCTGGCAACATATCTGACAATTGAGAGGGTTCTTCGAGTTGCTTCTCATTTGATTGGTTTGAAGTGGAGACATCCTCCTCGCCATTTCCATCAGCTTCATGCACTCCCTTTTTCCCTTTGCCTGCCCCCTTTGTCtgcattttagaaaaataacacCAAAACTGGAAGATGAGACTGTACTTACACGTCAAATTAAAAGCAGCCCATGATGCACACATGCAATTCCTGTTTGCACTGTAACAGGTATCATATAAATTTCGAGAAATTTGGTTAATATGTATAACAGATAACAAGTACATAAAAAAGGAGGGCTTGTCACAGTTGATAACGGCATTAAAAGGGCATATAGTGACAAAGGTCCCCTGAACAAACACGCCAGTAACTGTAAAGCTAAAAAGTTCTATTTATATCAATCAGCCCACATATGATACATTTCTAAAGGAAACAACAAAATACAATATCCAAAAGCAGACGTTAGGTTTCAGCGGCCAGAAATTTGCATTTCACCGATAAACATATTCATGCATGGTCAACTCGTACAAGTGCATATATCAACAGGAAAAATAGAAAGCTACCATATGTGCTACTATAAAGTTAATTAACAAGATTATTAGTTAATTACCATGCAAGTATTCAATAACCTAACTCTAAGCCCATTTCTCCAGTTCTTCTCATCATTAAGCTCCAGAATCTGCATTGGATCAGACAAAGTAATAAGAATATATGGTCAAAGAAGTACTGCTTCATGAAATTCAAAACAATTAACACGTACCGCTTTCTCAGCATCTTCAAGGGTCTCATACTCCACAAAAGCATGCAGCTATtcccaaagaaaaataaatatcacTTCATTAACAAACCAATGAACAAATGCTATTGTAAAAACGTAAGACTAAGCAGAAAGGATTATTCAAAGAACTGTAGAGTGTCAAATGATAATTTCAACCATGCAGTGTTGTGATTATATTGATTAGGTGCTCCGAGGCTATTAGCTCAACTATAGACCTAGTCATCTGACCAATCAGCAACTAGTCATCCATAATAGTCGGCAACTAGAAGGGGAGGAAAATGTTAGTTGGGCTTGAGCGCCTAAAGGCTACAGCCCCCTCCCTGGACCTAGTGGCACTCTGGCCCTGCCTCACTTCCCCTTCTCAAGCTGCCAAAGGTGCCAAGCAGGAGAAGATGAGCTACTCCAGCTCCCCCTCCAATGATTATTCTTCTTTCTCAAGCTATTCTGCTCCTCTTACTCTCAGTAGCTACTCTGCCCCTATCACTGATTAGTCATGACTAATCGTCTAGTTGGTAGCCATACGAGTAGGTTCAACTAGCCAGTTTGAAAACATTGAACCATGTTGCTTGTTTTGTTGGGAAAAGTAACAATAACATCAAATTTTCAGGAAAAGTATAATGACAACTTCAACTATGTTGcacattttctaaaaagaagtaaaaaataaacaagaaaatTTCACGcatgttttaaaataaatgatttGGCACATTGAAACACAACATGAATGAGACCTCATCTCTTATAGCTAAGTGAAAAAACTTCCATGATGATAAAGGtgtcaaaaaaggaaaaaaagaattgcAGGCTTACAGCAGAAAAGCATATGGATGAGGGCTAACAATGTGTTCAAACTAGCAAGTAAATCAAGCAAGAATATGACAAAAACTAACAAATATTGTGCCCCATAGATCCAAGAGAAATGTTCACCTCGAGTGAACAGCCACTATTACCCAGCTTGGCAAAATAGAACTTCTTGTAGCTTTCAGAATTGATTTCAGCAATTATCAAAAACATAAGTACATCTAGCTGTCACTGAAGTTGAAACCAACGCTAAATGGGGAAGTCTATCTTAGTTCTTAAATAAGGGACAAGTCTCAAGCATACATCCGTAAGCCTTCTTACTGATAAATGTTCTAATATAATTTATCTGCAGTAGAATGCACTCGGGCAATACTGCTAGAGGATGAAAGTTTGGGAATGATTCTAATGTAATTGATACAATTCcataagaataaaaaataattagtattCACTTACCAACAATATTATGAATTTATGATAACATAATTTATAACAATTGAATGGGAATTACCTTGTTGGCAAACAGCATATCTAGCTTGGCAGATCTATTAGTAGCAGGACTATTGCCATTTGAAGATTGAGGATAACAGGTTCGAATGGTCTTCACACTAGAACATTAAAAAGTcgcaatatattatttttctaagatCCTCAAAAGGGGAAATAGGATGCTCACATGTTGCAAACTCCTACCTGCCAACAGTTGAAAAGATCTTCATAAGATTCTGATAACAGGGATCACCAGGAAGATTTTCTGCAACAACTATTCGGGACTACAACAAAGATGAAGAAGCCATATAAATCAGTGTAGATTATCacaaatttacaaaaaaataagataaacagcATGCGATTAAGATTCATGAATACCTGCAGGTCCTGCATATCAGATACAGTAAATGACTGCAGCCTCTTTACTCTTTTTCCATCATCACTTACAACCTGCAATGTGAATGGAATAAGTAGATAAAACaggaattttttttggctagAAATATCAGTAGATAAAAAATTGGTGTTTTACTCCTAAAAATAAACATATGTTGTCCTTCAAAGATAACCATCATAAAGTGAGCATACCACAGTACGGAATGAAGAAACTTACAAGTTTTGATGAGGTTCGAAGAGCGGCAGCAAGCATTGAATTATTATGCACTAAAGCTTTTATTTTATTGAAGCCGGCAATTACTGTTATTGGCACTGCATTcatgaaaaagaagaaatgtTACCACCAAACATGACttgttataaaatataatattccaAACAAAACCTAATATTCCCTCTCTTAACCCAAATatttaggaaaataattaataacctAAAAACAATCATCTTTCATCTGGCAATATCAAGCATATCCATGTACCAACATCTAGGAGGACCAAAAAAAATTCCCACTTTTGGAAATAATAGGAGATAGTTCTTTTTCACTAGTAAAGCTTAGCAAAAAAGAGTTTGTTTATACTAGTAAAGCTTAGCAAACTATTGTAAGAAAAATGTTTACCCACAGccattttgttttgaaaaaatgTATTACTTTTAGACATCATTATaatcatgtaaaaaaataatcaatttctccaaaaattaaattcattCAAATAATTATACACAACTCACCATATCCCTCAGGGTCCTTGGTAATAAATCTCATCAAGTGTTCTGTTGTTGCTAGGTTTATATCACTGAAATAGTACTCCACCTACAAAAGTGTCCTCAAATAGTTTCAGGCAAgagaaaacacaaaagaaaagaTAAGGAGGTGTCAACATGATTATCAAGATGGCAAGGCAAGTATGAAACCATATGAACTTGATTATGGCATCAACTGGAAgagtagatgaaaaaaaaaagagaaaaggcacAAAGAATCCACACCAACTGGCCCAGAAAGTCCCACAAACAAAACTCTATGCTTGAAGAGACAACTAGTAACAACCAGAACTCCAGAAGGCTTGCTGCCACCAGAACAGGGACGATACAGCAGGGTTAGGTAGAGAACTAGCCACACTGCCACAGTTGCTACAAGTCGACAACAATGTTCGCTGCCCAGCACCATGAAAAAAACTATAGGGAACTAAGGATAGTGGCAGCAACAGATACAGCAGCAGTGCGACTCCCTGGCAGCAAGCCCGCAGCAATGAATAAGAGGTGTACCCAGCATCAGATCTGTTGATCCCCTATCAAATCAAGGCAATTTTACCTACAGTCCCCTTCTCCCGTCTCTTTTCTCATCTACCTCATAGGCAATGGCTAACAAACTCCCTGGAGAGCCTTAACACAGAGGAGTCACCTAGATAAACATGAGACGAACTCTAAATAACTATATCTATGCGAAAATAAGCACATTATCCTTCTCTCTCTGACTGATCTACTAGACACTACAAAACAACACGACTAACGCTATTTGACAGGACTTGGCATCCTTTGGGAATTTATGACCATCCAAAAAAACTCCATTTAATGTAGCTTTTTAAAGATTTACATATTTGTCAACTGATTAGTTATTACAGATTACATAAGCAATAATGTTTTACTATTTGTgtaaaaaatatcttaaatgTCCTAACTCTTGACCACTGCACATCAGTTCCAAACAGAACCATACTTTCCTACTACCTATTTACAAGCCTGTGTCTATTTAAAAAGCAGTCCAATGAAAATTGAATACACAAATAAAACATAGGAACATATTTTGCACAGCTGAGTCACAATTATGTATGATCTGATTGCAACAGCTGCCTCCACTAAATTCTAAATAATAAAGTCAATAATAAAGTCATGAAGGACAAAAGTATTTCTGTTGTATTCTGCAGTTTTATAAAGTAAACTAGATGCTCACTGCTATAACACTAGCCTATTAGGAATGTTTCCCTCAATCATGATAGAGATTCACTAAACAAACAGCTGATTAGATAAAATTTCACCAAATAATTTAGAACTTCACTATGTTAGTACACTTAAATGTTTTCCAAACCAAGGCTGCAAGGCAACCATGTGCTTGAAAGGCGCCAGGATGCCAAGGCATCCAGGGCAGGCACCTAAGTGTCACTGAGGCAAGGTAAGGCGAACTAAGACCCTGTTTAGCACAGCTCCAATTCCAAGTTTTTTGGAACTGAGTTTTCCTAGGTACAGATCAAACTCCAAGTTTGTTTGAGCTGGGTTTTACTAGCTCCAAAAATTCTGGAGTTGGAACTGGGGCTAGATCAAGGTTGTTAGTGTGAGATATTCTGTTCACGCTTTAGGCTAAAATTAGATTATTAGATCACTTTATTTTAAATAGTAAATTCTATTTCTGCAAGAAACTAGGAGTTGGAACCAtgccaaacagggcctaaagcAGAATGGAGGAGAATACATGGGCAACGTTGAACAGAACAGAAACAAACCAAGCAGAACGGAGCAAACAACGCCACAACAACCATGTTTCAAATAACCATCCACAACCACAGGTGCTCTCGATGCTCAGCACAAcagactactccctccatccaggTTTGATCAGCACGTTCCATCTTGAGAAACTAAGGAGATATTAACTCCCCATGTTAATCAGTCTTAGGGGACACATCGTCCATGCTACATTCACGAAAAAAAGGAGCCATGCACATCCGTTCTGCATGAGATCAGCTACATActttgttttcctttcttttagTTGATTGTTGTTTAGCCGGCGAACCAAAACATCGATTTTTGGGGATCTGATAGAGCCGTGAAATGCATTACTCCTGAGATGCAAAACGTGCTGGCAGAGTAACTCTGCGTGCGAACCGAAAAGGGCGAGTGGCCTGCACCCGAGACGCAACGGGCGGGGCCATGGGTAATGCGACGATCAATATTAGAAATTGTTAGGCACAGATCATTTTTTAGAAGGAGTATCACATATGAAGAACCTAAGTTGAACAGCACCAAACACCTCACCAATTAAGGGAA is part of the Oryza glaberrima chromosome 12, OglaRS2, whole genome shotgun sequence genome and harbors:
- the LOC127757204 gene encoding la-related protein 6B-like — protein: MPQQEVADQIAAAAAERGLQRSGSASRLNAGAPEFVPRVAAPVVPPPPPVIRVFAAAPPPPRAAFFAPPPPHHRPYEYYAPVRGGGFAAAAAAEEQEAEVDPDATEAAEPLVDGLPDEVVHKITKQVEYYFSDINLATTEHLMRFITKDPEGYVPITVIAGFNKIKALVHNNSMLAAALRTSSKLVVSDDGKRVKRLQSFTVSDMQDLQSRIVVAENLPGDPCYQNLMKIFSTVGSVKTIRTCYPQSSNGNSPATNRSAKLDMLFANKLHAFVEYETLEDAEKAILELNDEKNWRNGLRVRLLNTCMTKGAGKGKKGVHEADGNGEEDVSTSNQSNEKQLEEPSQLSDMLPDHLFDDSSNDKEGPRRGRGRGRGGRGRGRGYHQHNNNHFNNQNYHNGQHHNHHANNHHHQGGNRGGAHHVGTPPNQQQTKPEQHPQLPIGATKQPPGPRMPDGTRGFTLGRGKPQPLLPVLCAAVEP